One region of Arcobacter sp. CECT 8983 genomic DNA includes:
- a CDS encoding pyrroline-5-carboxylate reductase: MKLTLIGNGFMAQALARGLVNNFEVEIIGRDEKKLNDIKTKIPNIEVKVMSDAENINDKNIIFCVKPYALQSVAARLEGQANILFSILAGTTIDSLKKQIKSKFYIRSMPNVAASVLGSTTTITGDKEAKNLALELFNHIGKAVWVNTENQLDIATALAGSGPAFLSLIAESLSDGAVKAGLERQISNELVQGLLLGYAKLLETSHPALIKDSVMSPGGTTSAGMAKLEEGAVRDSMIKAIEAAYEKACEIGKK; this comes from the coding sequence ATGAAATTAACATTAATTGGAAATGGCTTTATGGCGCAAGCTTTAGCAAGAGGACTTGTAAACAATTTCGAAGTAGAAATTATTGGAAGAGATGAAAAAAAATTAAATGATATTAAAACTAAAATTCCAAATATTGAAGTAAAGGTTATGAGTGATGCGGAAAACATCAATGATAAAAATATAATCTTTTGTGTAAAACCTTATGCTTTACAAAGTGTTGCAGCAAGACTAGAAGGTCAAGCAAATATTCTTTTCTCTATTTTAGCAGGGACTACAATTGATAGTTTAAAAAAACAGATAAAATCAAAATTTTACATTAGAAGTATGCCAAATGTAGCTGCTTCAGTTTTAGGTTCAACTACAACTATTACAGGTGATAAAGAAGCAAAGAATTTAGCATTAGAACTATTTAATCATATTGGAAAAGCAGTATGGGTAAATACTGAAAACCAACTTGACATAGCTACTGCATTAGCAGGAAGTGGACCAGCATTTTTAAGTTTAATAGCAGAAAGTTTAAGTGATGGAGCAGTAAAAGCAGGTCTTGAAAGACAAATTAGTAATGAATTAGTTCAAGGTTTACTATTAGGATATGCAAAGCTATTGGAAACTTCTCATCCAGCACTTATAAAAGATTCTGTGATGAGTCCAGGGGGAACAACATCAGCTGGAATGGCTAAATTAGAAGAGGGTGCTGTTAGGGACTCAATGATTAAAGCTATTGAAGCAGCTTATGAAAAAGCTTGTGAAATCGGGAAAAAATAG
- a CDS encoding prepilin-type N-terminal cleavage/methylation domain-containing protein — MKKLVKSGKNSFTLLETLISVFLLSIIIVGFSKSSFYDNLDKEYMILNKLENMFNISSYDSSFTTKNIQLTITLDDIETKNINVKKIEYKDEKIRLIKYEL; from the coding sequence ATGAAAAAGCTTGTGAAATCGGGAAAAAATAGTTTTACTTTACTAGAAACACTAATTAGTGTTTTTCTTTTATCAATTATCATAGTAGGCTTTTCAAAAAGTTCTTTCTATGATAATCTTGATAAAGAATATATGATTTTAAACAAGTTAGAAAATATGTTTAATATCTCTTCTTATGACTCTTCTTTTACTACAAAAAACATACAACTAACAATAACTTTAGATGACATTGAAACTAAAAATATTAATGTTAAAAAAATAGAGTATAAAGATGAAAAAATAAGGCTTATAAAATATGAATTATAA
- a CDS encoding prepilin-type N-terminal cleavage/methylation domain-containing protein has product MNYKKAFSLLELIFVVFVGSIVIVYSTIYSKEYYEAQTLNQKLAIIKLDLDSAKIIVEKNLPSSIKELKYRDNTLYFKNNTLLKNVNYYSIKKLSSNILEIEVEVEEKIKQRWVFKL; this is encoded by the coding sequence ATGAATTATAAAAAAGCTTTTTCTCTTTTAGAACTTATCTTTGTAGTTTTTGTAGGTTCCATTGTTATTGTTTATTCAACTATTTATTCAAAAGAGTATTATGAAGCTCAAACATTAAATCAAAAACTAGCAATTATAAAATTAGATTTAGATTCTGCAAAAATAATAGTAGAAAAAAATCTTCCTTCTTCTATAAAAGAGTTAAAATATAGAGATAATACTTTATATTTTAAAAATAATACTCTGTTAAAGAATGTAAATTATTACTCAATAAAAAAACTCTCTTCAAATATTTTAGAAATAGAAGTTGAAGTAGAAGAAAAAATAAAACAGCGCTGGGTTTTTAAATTATGA
- a CDS encoding Na+/H+ antiporter family protein gives MNSVIIAVSLMVLLSLVRVNIVIALIVGAIVGGLSAGLDINETIKAFNSGLGNGATIALSYAMLGTFAVAISRSGITDLLSNMIIRRVGKGDTSFQFLYIKYLMLALILLAAISSQNIVPVHIAFIPILIPPLLHSMAKLELDRRVVACVITFGLVATYMFLPIGFGGIFLNEILLKNLVDNGVEAISGQLPIAMAVPVFGMFLGLLVAIFFTYKKKRKYNISKILEIESESKEINYFHVLIALVSVFTALGLQLYTNSIILGSLAGFIIFIVAGVIKADQTQDFFSKGLKMMGMIGFIMIAANGFASVVNATGGVETLVASVVDIIGDNKSLAALLMLIVGLFITMGIGSSFSTIPIIATIYAPLCLQLDFSVMATITIIGTAAALGDAGSPASDSTLGPTSGLNVDGQHDHIWDSVVPTFLHYNIPLIIFGWIAAVYIF, from the coding sequence ATGAACTCTGTAATAATTGCAGTTAGTTTAATGGTTTTACTATCTTTAGTAAGAGTAAATATTGTTATTGCTTTAATTGTTGGAGCAATAGTTGGTGGTCTAAGTGCTGGATTAGACATAAATGAAACAATTAAAGCTTTTAATAGTGGCTTAGGAAATGGTGCAACTATTGCATTAAGTTATGCAATGCTTGGAACATTTGCAGTAGCTATTTCTAGATCAGGAATCACTGATTTATTATCTAATATGATTATAAGAAGAGTGGGAAAAGGAGATACTTCTTTTCAATTTCTTTATATTAAGTATTTAATGCTTGCACTTATTTTATTAGCTGCAATTTCATCTCAAAATATTGTACCAGTTCATATTGCATTTATTCCTATTTTAATTCCACCACTATTACATTCAATGGCAAAATTAGAGTTAGATAGAAGAGTTGTTGCTTGTGTAATTACTTTTGGTTTAGTTGCAACTTATATGTTTTTGCCTATTGGATTTGGAGGAATTTTCTTAAATGAGATTTTATTAAAAAACCTTGTTGATAATGGAGTTGAAGCTATTTCAGGACAATTGCCAATTGCTATGGCAGTTCCAGTATTTGGTATGTTTTTAGGTCTTCTTGTTGCAATATTCTTCACATATAAAAAGAAAAGAAAATATAATATTAGTAAAATTTTAGAGATTGAGTCTGAATCAAAAGAGATAAACTATTTTCATGTTTTAATTGCTTTAGTTTCTGTTTTTACAGCTTTAGGACTTCAACTTTATACTAACTCAATTATTTTAGGTTCTTTAGCTGGTTTTATTATCTTTATAGTAGCAGGTGTTATTAAAGCTGATCAAACACAAGACTTCTTTTCAAAAGGTCTTAAAATGATGGGAATGATTGGTTTTATTATGATTGCGGCAAATGGTTTTGCTAGTGTTGTTAATGCAACAGGTGGAGTTGAAACTTTAGTAGCTTCTGTAGTTGATATTATTGGAGATAATAAATCTTTAGCAGCTTTATTGATGTTAATTGTTGGATTATTTATTACAATGGGTATTGGTTCTTCATTTTCAACTATTCCAATTATTGCAACAATTTATGCACCATTATGTTTACAGTTAGATTTTTCTGTTATGGCAACAATTACTATTATTGGAACGGCTGCTGCCCTTGGTGATGCAGGGAGTCCAGCTTCTGATAGTACATTAGGACCAACTTCTGGACTAAATGTTGATGGTCAACATGATCATATCTGGGATTCTGTTGTTCCAACTTTCTTACACTACAATATTCCTCTAATCATTTTTGGATGGATTGCAGCTGTATATATTTTCTAA
- the rdgB gene encoding RdgB/HAM1 family non-canonical purine NTP pyrophosphatase, whose product MRIILATGNKGKIKEFKELLPKEEVITFKELIGDYEVVEDKDSFQGNALKKAQEIYEKVGDEEAIVISDDSGITVPAINNEPGIYSARYAGENASDKENNAKLISKLNEKNLERTPAYYTACIAIIYKGHPYTVHGWMHGEVINKELGDGGFGYDPMFVPNGFDKTLGELSKEIKKEFSHRSKALNLAKKVLDVIL is encoded by the coding sequence GTGAGAATTATTTTAGCTACGGGAAATAAAGGCAAAATAAAAGAGTTTAAAGAACTTTTACCAAAGGAAGAAGTAATTACTTTTAAAGAATTAATAGGTGACTATGAAGTTGTTGAGGATAAAGATTCTTTTCAAGGTAATGCTTTAAAAAAAGCTCAAGAAATCTATGAAAAAGTTGGAGATGAAGAAGCAATTGTAATTTCTGATGATAGTGGAATAACAGTTCCTGCTATAAACAATGAACCAGGTATTTATTCTGCTAGATATGCTGGAGAGAATGCAAGTGATAAAGAGAATAATGCAAAGTTAATTTCAAAACTAAATGAAAAAAACTTAGAAAGAACACCTGCTTATTATACAGCTTGTATAGCAATTATTTATAAAGGTCATCCATATACAGTTCATGGCTGGATGCATGGAGAGGTTATAAATAAAGAGCTAGGTGATGGTGGTTTTGGATATGATCCAATGTTTGTTCCAAATGGTTTTGATAAAACTTTAGGGGAACTTTCAAAGGAAATAAAAAAAGAGTTTTCACATAGAAGTAAGGCTTTAAATTTAGCAAAAAAAGTTTTAGATGTTATCTTATAA
- a CDS encoding MFS transporter yields the protein MIKSILPLSLIIALRFFGLFIVLPVLSVYAINLYGATTTLVGIVIGGYALTQMLFQVPFGVMSDKLGRKGTIITGLLLFAIGSIFCAIANDILMLMVGRFLQGAGAIGAVVTAMISDLVKEEQRPKAMATMGMFIGMSFAASMLLGPTISSFAGVPTLFYLTAVIALGSIVILVKMVPNPPKITHTYEKKAIVTDVLLNQNLIKMNITNFLQKGLMTFAFMIIPMVLINNYEWQMSDLWKVYLPAMIFGFLAMAPAAILAEKKGKFKEILAIGIVFFAVSYLLIGLSSGTLFFIIGVVIFFVGFNMHEPIMQSLATKFAKVHQRGLVLGIFNSFGYLGTFLGGVLGGIFFEDVGLETIVYTIAIICVLWIILILTMPNPAKKKVMYIEINNDYRNNTHKLDTISDIDEWYINDTENVLIVKYDNEKIDEDTILNQIK from the coding sequence ATGATTAAATCTATTTTACCTCTTAGTCTAATTATTGCACTAAGGTTTTTCGGGCTTTTTATCGTTTTACCAGTTTTATCAGTTTACGCAATAAATCTTTATGGAGCTACAACAACTTTAGTTGGAATTGTTATTGGTGGGTATGCTTTAACTCAAATGTTATTTCAAGTTCCTTTTGGAGTTATGAGTGATAAGTTAGGAAGAAAAGGTACTATTATTACAGGACTTTTATTATTTGCAATTGGTTCAATCTTTTGTGCAATTGCAAATGATATTTTAATGTTAATGGTAGGAAGATTCTTACAAGGTGCTGGTGCAATTGGTGCAGTTGTAACAGCTATGATAAGTGACTTAGTAAAAGAAGAACAAAGACCAAAAGCAATGGCTACAATGGGTATGTTTATTGGTATGAGTTTTGCAGCTTCAATGCTTCTTGGACCTACAATCTCTTCATTTGCAGGTGTTCCAACACTATTTTATCTTACAGCTGTAATTGCTCTAGGTTCAATTGTTATCTTAGTAAAAATGGTTCCAAATCCTCCAAAGATAACTCATACTTATGAGAAAAAAGCAATTGTTACTGATGTTTTATTAAATCAAAATCTAATCAAAATGAATATTACAAATTTTTTACAAAAAGGTTTAATGACCTTTGCATTTATGATTATTCCGATGGTTTTAATAAATAATTATGAGTGGCAGATGAGTGATTTATGGAAAGTATATTTACCAGCTATGATTTTTGGATTTTTAGCTATGGCTCCGGCTGCTATATTAGCTGAGAAAAAGGGTAAATTTAAAGAAATACTTGCAATAGGAATTGTTTTCTTTGCAGTTTCATATCTATTAATAGGATTAAGTTCTGGAACACTATTTTTTATCATTGGTGTAGTTATATTCTTTGTAGGATTTAACATGCATGAACCTATTATGCAATCACTTGCAACAAAGTTTGCTAAAGTTCATCAAAGAGGTTTAGTTCTTGGTATTTTTAACTCTTTTGGTTATTTAGGAACTTTTTTAGGTGGTGTATTAGGTGGTATTTTCTTTGAAGATGTTGGTTTAGAAACTATTGTTTATACAATTGCAATTATTTGCGTGTTATGGATTATTTTAATTTTAACTATGCCAAACCCTGCAAAAAAGAAGGTAATGTATATTGAAATAAATAATGATTACAGAAATAATACACATAAATTAGATACAATATCAGATATTGATGAGTGGTACATTAATGATACTGAAAATGTATTAATTGTAAAATATGATAATGAAAAAATAGATGAAGATACAATTTTAAACCAAATAAAATAG
- a CDS encoding transglutaminase-like cysteine peptidase, whose protein sequence is MKSKYLLIIFALFFFLSAITATNLFNISPKKLEAITKKYGTKAAKRVELWDKLIEKAKSEDILYKLKYVNDFFNKIRYERDSSHWNENDYWASPFEFLGTGAGDCEDYAIAKYFTLRQLGVPDDKLRITYVKLKQRGTKYEQAHMVLTYYHKPTSTPIVLDNVNKKLKLATKRPDLRPVYSFNASGLWQAKNKGRSSVKVGENNLKNWKSMMSRI, encoded by the coding sequence GTGAAAAGTAAATATTTATTAATTATTTTTGCTCTTTTCTTCTTTCTTTCTGCTATAACAGCAACAAACTTATTTAATATTTCCCCAAAAAAACTTGAAGCAATAACAAAAAAATATGGAACAAAAGCTGCAAAGCGTGTTGAACTTTGGGATAAGCTTATAGAAAAAGCAAAGAGTGAAGATATTCTTTATAAACTAAAATATGTTAATGATTTTTTTAATAAAATTAGATATGAAAGGGATAGTAGCCATTGGAATGAAAATGACTATTGGGCTTCTCCTTTTGAATTTTTAGGAACAGGAGCAGGGGATTGTGAAGATTATGCTATTGCTAAATATTTTACTTTGCGACAACTTGGTGTTCCTGATGATAAACTAAGAATTACTTATGTTAAATTAAAGCAAAGAGGAACTAAATATGAGCAAGCTCATATGGTTTTAACTTATTATCACAAACCAACATCAACACCAATTGTATTAGATAATGTAAATAAAAAATTAAAACTAGCTACTAAAAGACCTGATTTAAGACCTGTATATAGTTTTAATGCAAGTGGTTTATGGCAAGCAAAAAATAAAGGTAGAAGTTCAGTAAAAGTTGGTGAAAACAACTTAAAAAACTGGAAATCTATGATGAGTAGAATCTAA